One segment of Podospora pseudopauciseta strain CBS 411.78 chromosome 5 map unlocalized CBS411.78m_5.2, whole genome shotgun sequence DNA contains the following:
- a CDS encoding uncharacterized protein (COG:Q; EggNog:ENOG503P4FA): MKSSMAPGILITCLAGIGAAAVLRVLYWASQFTLYHFWRPSKPLAAYKRASDDSYALITGASAGIGLSIARNIVRQGFGVVLLGHLPDELESAAKSLNSPLVRTLVVNARTATPEELETAVESISDLNISILVNNVGGFPMADPPLRPLSTLSTAEVDAYVDLNARFMARLTNLVLPLLSSSSSREKHERSLILNISSAGRVGMPWIVMYSATKAFNYAFSMGLSRELEDDPTTAHIDCLAVTLGEVQSQANVMAEGAVTAERFGGYVVGGIDGAVKRGWREVRPYWGHDLALGLADRVLPDGMLTHFAREELRLKKERWDGIMAKRR; this comes from the coding sequence ATGAAGTCCTCAATGGCGCCTGGAATTCTCATCACCTGCCTCGCAGGCATTGGCGCAGCAGCCGTGCTCCGCGTCTTGTACTGGGCATCGCAGTTCACCCTCTACCACTTCTGGCGACCTTCCAAACCCCTCGCGGCATACAAACGCGCCAGCGACGACAGCTACGCGCTCATCACCGGAGCCAGCGCCGGCATCGGTCTCTCCATCGCCCGCAACATTGTCAGACAAGGCTTCGGCGTCGTTCTCCTCGGCCATCTCCCGGACGAGCTCGAGTCGGCGGCCAAAAGTCTCAATTCCCCGCTTGTGCGAACTCTCGTCGTCAACGCCCGCACCGCGACCCCGGAGGAACTTGAGACGGCGGTCGAGTCAATCTCGGATCTCAACATCTCGATTCTCGTCAACAATGTCGGCGGTTTCCCCATGGCTGATCCGCCGTTGCGACCTCTTAGCACCCTCAGCACGGCTGAAGTTGACGCCTACGTTGACTTGAACGCGCGGTTCATGGCGCGACTTACCAACCTCGTCCTGCCACTCCTTTCGTCAAGTTCTTCAAGAGAGAAACATGAGCGGTCGCTGATATTGAACATCTCTTCGGCCGGGAGGGTTGGGATGCCTTGGATCGTCATGTACAGCGCCACCAAGGCGTTCAACTACGCCTTCAGCATGGGACTGTcgcgggagttggaggatgacCCGACTACGGCGCATATCGACTGCCTTGCTGTTACGCTTGGTGAGGTGCAGAGTCAGGCGAATGTAATGGCGGAGGGTGCGGTGACTGCTGAGAGGTTTGGGGGCTATGTTGTGGGGGGTATCGATGGGGCGGTGAAGAGGGgctggagggaggtgaggccGTACTGGGGGCATGATCTCGCGCTTGGGTTGGCCGATCGGGTGTTGCCTGATGGGATGCTGACGCATTTCGCgagggaggagctgaggttgaagaaggagaggtgggatgggattATGGCCAAGAGGCGCTGA
- a CDS encoding uncharacterized protein (EggNog:ENOG503NUVP; MEROPS:MER0004720; CAZy:GH18; COG:G), giving the protein MKAYLYALVALGAAGAARATGGFVATDQSFISSSSFVDITEADEDLDKWLSTVQAQPLEALKPCPISCSKAGEGPWFLFPEADQLASCRETMLLNVVVQMAEVKDMPTVIRACTADYDTSPSMRVAFVPDSTKASLCTTANKVLEDASISIHRPGKDGEFSPTHLLSAGRQVKSYLASQKPSCSNNAMAFGYSQTSVIGVFAGAEVHQHGVTSDVLQQFLEHVQNESVSGTTVVQLCGAKDRGADYSIGIVASSAKNLDFVQEVVKTWADGKCVSQVGAGQDWMPVTLRVPVPLEELSKNDTISNSTASSRHSAPGDISARFARLSPRADCRVTTVQAGEGCWAVAQRCGISQTQLQNFNRANLCNSLVLGERVCCSTGTLPSTLPPGNSDGTCKTRQVVLGDDCGSLANKCGITGDDFTKANPQSGLCSKLSEGQHVCCSQGNLPDLRPKKGADGYCAVYRTKKDDNCAKIAASNMLSVTQLENFNKNTWGWNGCKLLYPDFNMCVSDGAAPMPAIVPNAICGPTMNGTVRPPLGTNISTMNPCPLNVCCNIWGQCGMTDDFCVVSKSETGAPGTAAPGQHGCISNCGRDIIKGPAPAKHIKLGYFEGWNFGRKCLHMDATQIDTSTYTHVHFAFPNVTRGDFRIEITDPLVKKQFERFKKLQGVKKVVSLGGWDFSALPGTFMILREAAQPANRDLFKRNIISFINEHNLDGIDLDWEYPGAPDIPDIPADDPVNGLNYYRLLASIKAEVGDSKTVSFAAPASFWYLRSFPVKQMAQALDYIVFMTYDLHGQWDAGNKWTSPGCPTGNCLRSHVNETETRDALSMITKAGAPSNKVLVGVSSYGRSFKMAQAGCDGESCLFTGDNRNSHAAKGRCTDTAGYISNAEINQIIAQGRANKRYNKEGSNIMVYDNTEWVAWMDDEMKDKRTEFYHSYNFLGTTDWAVDLQEWYPDASLDEDDVEVVYLGTEVYRERTAYCTPPCRLILPPSSLPAPTVISIPPYTTSIEVGRSQGASFVVETTTITVYAPNITTNQMPMSNVNITVANPTNGGGAGGIPPFYANPSIDIPPIPVVVTPPGGGAPPTSRWITLPPWPSVTDGPLPDDPSGVDIPDNSDLPSDDQNPIIDRPPLGSGPPMVWDCPPGGVLEIDEFHAILTLDNCQGQVTLGGCAPTRTKAMDAPPESTLLIGCTLFTGTQAPDIKPFPTGSGNIIQPITTPVPDPPREDDPQDSDDDDDEPAGVYLSCKAWFFFICIDWPELKVFGWVFPPLPPGPYRSGPPNIDWPKLPGITVKGRLPKWPAITIPTRGPIPTPEKPSNCKTQTAELCKMTTSYAGVVEGGTTRTTSSTTKETCATIYGCEVEDDNSSTQTFDGCTVTPVAKREVVATPTPVQGAAGTLEERSRPFLQARAKKKSPCQIGDALIIPDNPENVQAIRTWLGDVNNNPKKQPWSYTEIKSDRAKFTAFFHVVQLDRASLDTLSGAKGTYGIDDIYYLSEMNAEARAKTALADAKRPRPVTDIWQGKFPGSGGGGPAVVPRHFSRDQSPGNLTSSTEIPDIHRDLNETISGVLRKRNDYEEHETAEYWELSQLSAPPFYTGFQSWRRSGTPARTQDPRKPDRWFNTYWYPKGTGPTQYIYNMESDVDTSHAEFQGLGGRLIRWPYSSPYGGDAKTPKPVSGSDWKHGTAVSSKILGNLLGAGREVTMVLPVNPGSGFTYTGNSGAKTRSFEEAAVLETFIRVMDDILDSTNNKEGRAIINYSGGMFTDGASEARIRMLYKIIKKLGQYNVLVVASIHNSYKERGDNIDAYPAGWGDVSRADYLSNVLSVGAVQQSQRVATFAPYQQWVTYAPGEKTYIAVPGKGIVTDDGSSMAAPLVAAMAANLRSLPSKWKEDLKDPKRLKALIKILSRPLPMGKPDKNPAKPKIPVGKIDTLVSTAWNGQVFNLGHCLLDTTEAKGQGGNAQLDKICPEIEDIKKPDADKLFSPPGGGGDSGGGSGGGGPSGDPIEHKPGPAGPLCNKPIGLGKRDGQCGKICTGYYCTPTPVGPPPDYHDPEDPAHKVTRPPMPTLTGAPDLGNCPKTTTRRCVGSGGRETCEDVTICAPTTAVPTPTAQPTPTAAPQPATCRIHIAQHHWFSWTSNANAMFMEVTSYINEVRQNYESANTDFGISMTWYKASSRFPTDLRIDIRKEKGAVNFKRDRPAPGENLERRRLFMSFDLYFTAGNQHWSSGNRDESRMPFCRVGAWDENSWDGINHLQPSRRMDCYWRC; this is encoded by the exons ATGAAGGCATATCTCTACGCCCTCGTAGCCTTGGGGGCAGCGGGGGCAGCGAGAGCAACGGGCGGGTTCGTGGCCACAGACCAGTCCTTTATATCCTCAAGTTCTTTCGTCGACATCACCGAAGCAGACGAGGATCTCGACAAATGGCTCTCTACGGTACAGGCGCAGCCTCTTGAGGCCCTCAAGCCATGCCCCATTTCTTGCAGCAAAGCCGGGGAGGGCCCCTGGTTCCTGTTCCCGGAGGCGGATCAGTTGGCCTCATGCAGGGAGACCATGCTGCTCAATGTGGTTGTCCAGATggccgaggtcaaggacaTGCCCACCGTCATCAGGGCCTGCACAGCAGACTACGACACTTCTCCGTCCATGAGGGTTGCTTTCGTGCCAGACTCGACCAAGGCATCGCTCTGTACCACCGCCAACAAAGTGCTGGAGGAtgcctccatctccattcACCGGCCCGGCAAAGACGGCGAGTTCTCGCCGACCCATCTGCTATCAGCTGGTCGTCAGGTCAAGAGCTATCTTGCCTCTCAGAAGCCGTCATGCTCCAACAACGCCATGGCCTTTGGCTACTCGCAGACGTCGGTCATCGGTGTTTTTGCCGGCGCTGAAGTGCACCAGCACGGTGTCACATCAGATGTCCTTCAGCAATTCCTCGAGCATGTTCAGAACGAGTCGGTCTCAGGAACCACCGTGGTGCAGTTGTGTGGTGCCAAAGATCGTGGTGCCGATTACAGCATTGGCATCGTTGCCAGCAGCGCCAAGAATCTCGATTTCGTCCAGGAGGTGGTCAAGACATGGGCTGATGGCAAATGTGTCTCACAGGTGGGTGCGGGCCAGGACTGGATGCCGGTCACTCTGCGCGTTCCTGTTCCCTTGGAGGAGTTGTCCAAGAAcgacaccatctccaacagcACCGCCAGCTCTCGCCATTCCGCGCCTGGAGATATTTCTGCCAGGTTCGCCCGGCTCAGCCCCCGAGCTGATTGCAGGGTCACTACCGTCCAGGCCGGCGAGGGTTGCTGGGCTGTGGCCCAGAGATGTGGCATCTCGCAGACTCAACTGCAGAACTTCAACCGCGCCAACCTCTGCAACTCACTTGTTCTGGGCGAGCGCGTCTGCTGCAGCACCGGCACCCTCCCCAGTACCCTCCCTCCCGGAAACTCTGACGGCACGTGTAAGACGCGCCAGGTTGTGTTGGGCGACGACTGTGGCTCATTGGCCAACAAATGC GGAATTACTGGCGATGACTTCACCAAGGCGAATCCTCAGTCCGGGCTTTGCTCCAAACTGTCCGAAGGTCAGCATGTGTGCTGCAGCCAGGGCAACCTTCCCGACCTTAGGCCCAAGAAGGGTGCCGATGGCTATTGTGCCGTCTATCGGACCAAGAAGGACGACAACTGCGCCAAGATTGCTGCAAGCAACATGCTCAGTGTGACCCAACTGGAGAACTTCAACAAGAACACATGGGGTTGGAATGGCTGCAAGTTGCTTTATCCCGATTTCAACATGTGCGTCAGCGACGGAGCTGCGCCGATGCCTGCTATTGTCCCT AACGCAATCTGTGGACCAACCATGAACGGCACCGTCCGGCCCCCCTTAGGGACCAACATCAGCACGATGAACCCGTGCCCTCTCAACGTGTGCTGCAACATTTGGGGGCAATGCGGTATGACCGATGATTTCTGTGTCGTTTCCAAGTCCGAGACTGGTGCTCCCGGTACTGCAGCTCCTGGCCAGCACGGATGCATCAGCAACTGCGGCAGAGACATCATCAAGGGCCCCGCGCCGGCAAAGCATATCAAGCTTGGCTATTTTGAGGGCTGGAACTTCGGCCGCAAGTGCTTGCACATGGATGCTACCCAAATCGACACAAGCACTTACACCCACGTTCACTTTGCCTTTCCCAATGTCACGCGAGGCGATTTCCGGATCGAGATCACGGACCCGTTAGTTAAGAAGCAGTTTGAACGTTTCAAGAAGCTTCAGGGCGTCAAGAAGGTTGTATCTCTAGGTGGCTGGGACTTCAGTGCTCTGCCAGGGACCTTCATGATTCTCCGAGAGGCCGCCCAACCAGCCAACCGCGACCTGTTCAAGCGCAACATCATCTCCTTCATCAACGAGCACAACCTTGACGGCATCGACCTTGACTGGGAATATCCAGGTGCCCCTGACATCCCGGACATTCCAGCTGATGATCCGGTAAATGGTCTCAACTACTACAGACTCTTGGCCAGCATCAAGGCCGAGGTCGGCGATTCCAAGACAGTCTCGTTCGCCGCACCAGCGTCGTTCTGGTACCTCCGCTCCTTTCCTGTCAAGCAAATGGCCCAAGCTCTCGACTATATTGTCTTTATGACCTATGATCTTCACGGCCAGTGGGATGCTGGTAATAAGTGGACTTCGCCTGGCTGCCCGACGGGCAATTGCTTGCGGTCACATGTCAATGAGACTGAGACCAGGGACGCGCTATCCATGATTACCAAGGCGGGTGCCCCTTCCAACAAGGTCCTGGTTGGTGTCTCCAGTTACGGACGGTCCTTCAAGATGGCCCAGGCTGGGTGCGACGGCGAGTCCTGCCTGTTCACGGGCGACAACCGCAACTCCCATGCTGCCAAAGGTCGGTGTACGGACACTGCTGGATACATCTCAAACGCCGAGATCAACCAGATCATTGCTCAAGGCAGGGCCAACAAGCGCTACAACAAAGAAGGTTCCAACATCATGGTGTATGACAACACAGAATGGGTGGCCTGGATGGACGACGAGATGAAGGACAAGAGAACCGAGTTTTACCACTCGTACAATTTCCTAGGCACCACTGATTGGGCAGTCGATCTGCAAGAGTGGTATCCCGATGCCAGTTtagacgaggacgatgtcgAAGTCGTTTATCTGGGGACCGAGGTGTACCGCGAAAGGACTGCCTACTGTACGCCGCCTTGCCGTCTTATCTTGCCACCCAGCTCACTCCCGGCACCAACGGTAATCTCGATTCCACCCTATACAACATCCATTGAGGTGGGCCGCAGCCAGGGTGCATCATTTGTCGTCGAAACGACGACCATCACCGTCTATGCGCCCAACATTACGACAAATCAGATGCCCATGTCCAATGTCAATATCACCGTCGCCAATCCAACAaatggcggtggtgccggtggcATTCCCCCTTTCTACGCCAACCCAAGTATTGATATCCCCCCTATTCCCGTCGTCGTCACGCCTCCAGGGGGTGGTGCACCGCCAACTTCGCGATGGATTACTCTTCCGCCCTGGCCGTCAGTGACAGATGGCCCGCTGCCTGACGACCCATCTGGAGTTGACATTCCAGACAACAGCGACCTACCATCTGATGATCAAAATCCAATCATTGATCGACCTCCTCTAGGATCTGGACCTCCAATGGTCTGGGACTGCCCGCCGGGTGGCGTGTTGGAGATTGATGAGTTCCACGCCATCTTGACGCTTGACAATTGCCAGGGTCAAGTAACTTTGGGCGGGTGCGCACCTACGAGAACGAAGGCAATGGATGCACCTCCTGAGAGCACACTTCTCATTGGCTGCACCTTGTTCACGGGGACCCAGGCTCCTGATATCAAGCCATTTCCTACAGGCTCAGGTAATATCATTCAGCCCATCACCACGCCCGTGCCGGATCCGCCAAGAGAAGACGACCCTCAAGATtccgacgatgacgatgacgagccCGCGGGTGTGTACCTGTCGTGCAAGGCTTGGTTCTTCTTCATTTGCATCGACTGGCCAGAACTCAAGGTCTTCGGTTGGGTTTtccctcctctgcccccCGGGCCCTATAGGAGTGGTCCCCCGAATATCGACTGGCCAAAGCTTCCCGGTATCACGGTCAAGGGACGTCTACCAAAATGGCCAGCCATCACAATACCGACCAGAGGCCCGATTCCCACACCCGAGAAGCCGAGCAACTGCAAGACCCAGACCGCCGAGCTTTGCAAGATGACGACTTCGTACGCCGGTGTTGTGGAAGGTGGTACAACCAGAACGACCTCGTCTACGACGAAGGAGACATGCGCTACTATCTACGGAtgcgaggtggaggatgacaATTCGTCGACCCAGACTTTTGATGGTTGCACTGTCACCCCGGTGGCAAAGCGCGAGGTTGTCGCAACGCCAACCCCAGTTCAAGGAGCTGCTGGTACCCTCGAGGAGAGATCTCGACCGTTCCTGCAAGCTAGAGCCAAAAAGAAGAGCCCATGCCAAATTGGGGATGCCTTGATCATACCTGACAACCCTGAAAATGTCCAGGCCATCCGCACCTGGCTCGGGGACGTCAACAATAACCCAAAGAAGCAGCCATGGTCATACACAGAGATCAAGTCCGATAGGGCGAAGTTTACTGCCTTTTTCCACGTTGTCCAGCTTGACCGTGCAAGCTTGGACACACTTAGTGGCGCCAAAGGGACCTACGGT ATTGACGACATATACTACCTCTCTGAGATGAATGCAGAGGCTAGGGCCAAAACGGCATTGGCGGACGCTAAAAGGCCACGGCCTGTTACCGATATCTGGCAGGGGAAGTTCCCTGGgtccggtggtggcggccCAGCAGTTGTCCCTCGGCACTTCTCCCGAGATCAGTCACCTGGGAACCTTACCTCTTCAACTGAGATACCAGATATTCATCGCGACCTCAATGAAACTATCTCTGGAGTCCTTCGTAAGAGGAACGATTATGAGGAACACGAAACGGCGGAGTATTGGGAGCTTTCTCAGCTTTCGGCACCTCCCTTCTACACAGGATTTCAGTCATGGAGGAGGTCTGGGACCCCAGCAAGAACGCAGGACCCCAGAAAACCCGACAGATGGTTCAACACATATTGGTACCCCAAAGGCACTGGCCCAACCCAGTACATCTACAATATGGAGTCGGACGTAGATACCAGCCATGCA GAGTTCCAAGGGTTAGGCGGGCGTTTGATCAGGTGGCCGTACTCGTCGCCGTACGGTGGCGACGCGAAAACACCCAAACCTGTCTCCGGTTCCGATTGGAAGCACGGAACCGCTGTCTCATCCAAGATTCTCGGAAACCTCCTCGGGGCGGGCAGAGAGGTCACCATGGTCTTGCCAGTCAACCCAGGAAGTGGATTCACCTACACAGGCAACTCAGGCGCAAAAACCAGATCTTTCGAGGAAGCAGCCGTGCTTGAGACATTTATACGAGTTATGGATGACATTCTTGATTCTACGAACAACAAGGAAGGCCgagccatcatcaactaTTCTGGCGGCATGTTCACGGATGGTGCCAGCGAGGCCAGGATCAGGATGCTAT ACAAAATTATCAAGAAGCTCGGCCAGTATAACGTGCTCGTTGTCGCCTCTATCCACAATTCCTACAAGGAGAGAGGTGATAACATTGATGCTTACCCAGCCGGTTGGGGCGATGTCTCTCGCGCCGACTACCTCAGCAACGTCCTTTCGGTGGGCGCAGTGCAGCAAAGTCAGCGTGTAGCAACCTTCGCCCCTTACCAACA ATGGGTTACTTATGCTCCAGGTGAAAAGACCTACATCGCTGTTCCTGGAAAGGGTATCGTGACGGACGATGGAAGCTCAATGG CGGCACCCCTGGTTGCAGCAATGGCTGCCAATCTCCGCTCTTTGCCGTCAAAGTGGAAGGAGGACCTCAAGGATCCGAAACGCCTCAAGGCCCTCATCAAGATACTTTCCCGGCCTCTCCCTATGGGAAAACCCGACAAAAACCCTGCAAAACCAAAGATTCCAGTGGGCAAGATCGATACCTTGGTCAGCACAGCGTGGAATGGTCAAGTGTTTAACCTTGGCCACTGCCTCCTTGACACCACCGAGGCCAAGGGCCAAGGTGGCAATGCGCAGCTGGACAAGATTTGCCCTGAGATTGAGGACATCAAAAAACCAGACGCAGATAAGCTGTTTAGCCCccccggcggtggtggtgacagcggtggtggcagtggcggtggtgggccaAGCGGAGATCCTATCGAACACAAGCCCGGACCTGCCGGACCCCTTTGCAACAAGCCCATTGGACTTGGGAAACGAGACGGCCAGTGCGGGAAGATATGCACCGGTTACTACTGCACGCCGACGCCGGTCGGGCCACCCCCCGACTATCACGACCCGGAGGACCCAGCGCACAAGGTCACCAGGCCTCCGATGCCGACATTGACAGGAGCACCAGACCTCGGTAACTGTCCCAAGACGACGACGCGGCGCTGCGTAGGAAGTGGTGGTCGCGAGACCTGCGAGGACGTCACCATCTGTGCGCCGACAACGGCAGTCCCTACTCCCACGGCACAACCTaccccaacagcagcgcCGCAGCCAGCCACATGTCGCATCCACATCGCCCAGCACCACTGGTTCAGCTGGACCTCTAACGCCAACGCAATGTTTATGGAAGTCACTTCTTATATCAATGAAGTACGACAGAACTACGAATCGGCAAATACGGACTTTGGCATCTCGATGACGTGGTACAAGGCAAGCTCGAGATTCCCGACTGATCTTCGGATTGATATTCGCAAGGAAAAGGGAGCTGTGAACTTCAAGAGGGACAGGCCGGCACCGGGCGAGAACCTCGAGAGAAGGAGGCTGTTCATGTCGTTTGATCTTTACTTCACAGCCGGCAACCAGCACTGGTCGAGCGGGAACAGGGACGAAAGCAGAATGCCGTTTTGTCGGGTAGGAGCATGGGATGAGAACTCGTGGGATGGTATTAATCATCTTCAGCCG AGCCGACGGATGGACTGCTATTGGAGGTGTTAG
- the HSX11_1 gene encoding Ceramide glucosyltransferase (COG:I; COG:M; EggNog:ENOG503NX2E; CAZy:GT21) — protein sequence MPMIVHSAALVSFVWTCIIVFVQGIGIYKILRNNSAPYAKPFSPTLKEDDVPHITVIRPIKGVEAGLYECLVSTFHLAYPKSKLIIYLCVDSTRDPAYPVPRKFISAFPDFDAKVLVQEPDPVSHGDGGHVDKLGPNPKIRNISRAYREVKGDIIWIADCNVWLGANSAGRMVDKLFGFLPDGAQTKPYKFVHQLPLVIYLETPRTAAEEE from the exons ATGCCGATGATCGTTCACAGTGCGGCCTTGGTGAGCTTCGTCTGGACCTGCATTATCGTTTTCGTCCAAGGAATTGGTATCTACAAAAT CCTCCGGAATAACTCTGCTCCTTACGCGAAACCTTTCTCCCCGACCCTCAAGGAAGATGATGTGCCGCACATCACTGTTATTCGACCTATAAAAGGCGTGGAAGCTGGTCTTTACGAATGTCTCGTGTCAACCTTCCACCTCGCCTACCCCAAGTCGAAGCTCATCATCTACCTCTGCGTCGATTCAACAAGAGATCCAGCCTATCCTGTTCCACGGAAATTCATCTCCGCTTTCCCCGACTTCGATGCCAAGGTGCTCGTCCAAGAGCCGGATCCTGTGTCGCATGGCGATGGCGGACACGTTGACAAGCTCGGGCCCAATCCCAAAATCCGCAACATCAGCCGCGCATATCGGGAGGTCAAAGGCGATATCATTTGGATAGCAGACTGTAATGTTTGGCTTGGGGCTAACTCGGCAGGAAGGATGGTGGACAAACTATTCGGGTTCTTGCCCGACGGAGCGCAGACTAAGCCCTATAAGTTTGTCCACCAGCTACCTCTCGTGATCTATCTAGAGACGCCTaggacagcagcagaagaagagtaG
- a CDS encoding uncharacterized protein (COG:G; CAZy:CBM50; EggNog:ENOG503NZS3), which translates to MLSSAYALVLAAGLVTAGITGRHAPLLEARDGPLPSLPYDPKTSSYCTWWADVRSATTCDAIVSENFISLAQFKQWNPSLSATCSVEVGKSYCVEAYGEPAPGITSTKAATTTTPSLSTVVPPVTTTTPGNGITTPTPTQASIVNNCDAFHFVTAGQTCETIASLYRISQDQFKAWNPNVGASCTGLWANAYACVSIIGHEPSPTTPGNGIATPTPTQASIVNNCDEFYFVAVGDTCEIIAAKHGITQAQFLSWNPSVGSTCTGLWANAYACVSIIGHTPTKPSTTTSVGNGIATPTPIQPNMVKNCDSFYNVKSGDTCATIAASKGVTVAQLTTWNPYVKSDCSLLWLDYYVCISIVGHTPTPVNPGNGIQTPTPYQSGMTTSCKTFHFVQPGQTCQTITQRYGITQANFVKWNPAVKNDCTGMWANAYVCVAVL; encoded by the exons ATGCTGTCTTCTGCATACGCTCTGGTTCTGGCCGCCGGCCTTGTCACGGCTGGGATTACTGGCAGACATGCACCTTTGTTGGAAGCACGCGATGGCCCATTGCCATCGCTGCCCTACGACCCCAAGACGTCGAGTTACTGCACCTGGTGGGCTGATGTCAGGTCGGCTACCACCTGCGACGCTATTGTCAGCGAGAACTTTATTTCCCTGGCTCAGTTTAAACAATGG AATCCTTCCCTCTCTGCTACTTGCTCGGTAGAGGTCGGGAAGTCGTACTGTGTTGAGGCTTACGGCGAACCTGCGCCGGGTATCACTTCGACCAAAGcggcaaccaccaccactccgTCCTTATCTACCGTTGTTCCTCCAGTGACCACTACGACACCCGGAAACGGCATCACCACACCCACTCCCACCCAGGCCAGCATCGTCAACAACTGTGACGCCTTCCACTTTGTCACGGCCGGTCAAACATGCGAGACGATTGCCTCTCTATACCGTATCTCCCAGGATCAGTTCAAGGCATGGAATCCCAATGTTGGCGCGTCATGCACCGGACTCTGGGCCAATGCCTATGCTTGCGTGTCTATCATCGGCCATGAACCGTCGCCCACCACACCCGGGAATGGCATCGCCACCCCCACGCCTACTCAAGCCTCCATCGTGAACAACTGTGACGAGTTCTACTTCGTCGCAGTTGGTGACACCTGTGAGATTATTGCGGCAAAACATGGTATCACCCAGGCTCAGTTCCTCAGCTGGAATCCGAGCGTGGGCTCAACCTGCACTGGACTCTGGGCCAATGCCTACGCCTGCGTCTCCATCATCGGCCACACCCCGACTAAGCcgagcaccaccaccagcgtcGGCAACGGTATTGCCACCCCGACGCCTATTCAGCCGAATATGGTGAAAAACTGTGACTCGTTCTACAATGTCAAGTCTGGAGACACGTGCGCCACCATTGCCGCCTCCAAAGGCGTCACTGTGGCGCAACTGACCACTTGGAACCCCTACGTCAAGTCCGACTGCAGTCTCCTGTGGCTCGACTACTACGTTTGCATTTCCATTGTCGGACACACGCCCACGCCTGTCAACCCAGGCAATGGCATCCAGACACCCACCCCTTACCAGAGCGGTATGACCACCTCGTGCAAGACTTTCCACTTCGTCCAGCCTGGTCAGACCTGCCAGACCATCACTCAACGCTACGGCATTACCCAGGCCAACTTTGTCAAATGGAACCCGGCAGTCAAAAACGACTGCACTGGCATGTGGGCAAATGCCTATGTTTGCGTTGCTGTCCTCTGA